From the genome of Vibrio porteresiae DSM 19223, one region includes:
- the glpG gene encoding rhomboid family intramembrane serine protease GlpG — translation MIKLITLNNPRMAQAFIDYMATRHIQIQLFSEGEGQFSLWLTEPSVQEEVLLELEHFLHHPNDPKYQEASWTITHDHTPKFSYRSPSLLGMIKSRAGPLTLLVMVVAIAIFLLQQFGLGRAIFQELHFPAYADQQWQLWRWVSHALLHFSVMHIAFNLLWWWDLGGNIEKRIGSVTLAKLFVVSAAVSGAAQYWVDGANFGGLSGVVYALLGYIWMMNWKAPHRGLSLPNSVIGFMLIWLVLGFVQPFMAIANTAHLAGLAAGVVLGLGDAWRLKSPSDV, via the coding sequence ATGATAAAACTGATCACTCTAAATAATCCGCGTATGGCCCAAGCATTTATTGACTATATGGCGACGCGCCACATTCAGATTCAGCTCTTTTCTGAAGGGGAAGGTCAGTTTTCGTTATGGTTAACGGAACCATCAGTTCAAGAGGAAGTGCTGTTAGAACTTGAGCACTTTCTCCATCATCCAAATGATCCTAAATATCAGGAAGCATCTTGGACGATCACTCACGATCACACGCCTAAATTTTCTTATCGTTCACCAAGCTTGCTTGGCATGATCAAAAGCCGTGCTGGGCCGTTGACTCTACTTGTCATGGTTGTTGCTATTGCTATTTTTCTACTGCAACAGTTTGGCTTGGGTCGTGCTATTTTTCAGGAGCTCCATTTCCCAGCTTATGCCGATCAACAATGGCAATTATGGCGTTGGGTGAGTCATGCGTTGTTGCATTTTTCAGTTATGCATATCGCTTTTAACTTATTATGGTGGTGGGACCTTGGTGGGAATATTGAGAAACGTATCGGCAGTGTGACGCTTGCGAAACTGTTTGTTGTGTCGGCTGCGGTTTCTGGTGCTGCGCAATATTGGGTTGATGGCGCCAACTTTGGTGGTTTATCTGGCGTGGTGTATGCGCTATTAGGTTACATCTGGATGATGAACTGGAAAGCGCCCCATAGAGGTTTAAGTTTACCTAATTCCGTTATCGGTTTTATGTTGATTTGGTTGGTTTTAGGTTTTGTTCAGCCGTTTATGGCGATTGCGAATACGGCCCATTTAGCAGGGTTAGCTGCAGGCGTGGTACTTGGGCTAGGTGATGCGTGGCGTTTGAAATCCCCCTCTGATGTTTAA
- a CDS encoding Dps family protein: protein MNMNLIGLDKEQSQQLAQSLNHLLANYQVFYMNTRGYHWNIKGKKFFELHAKFEEIYTDLQTKIDEIAERILTLGAQPLHSFSSYIENAEIQEHTNVTDGQNTMQGLVNGFGHLISHQRKVLELATQADDEGTSSQMSDYIREQEKLVWMLNAWLQ from the coding sequence ATGAACATGAATTTAATTGGATTAGATAAAGAACAGAGTCAACAATTAGCGCAATCACTGAACCATTTGTTGGCTAATTACCAAGTGTTTTACATGAATACCCGTGGTTATCACTGGAATATCAAGGGTAAAAAATTCTTCGAACTGCATGCTAAATTTGAAGAGATATACACCGATCTGCAAACCAAAATTGATGAGATAGCAGAACGTATCTTGACCCTAGGCGCACAACCGCTGCATAGCTTTAGTAGCTACATAGAGAATGCAGAAATCCAAGAGCACACCAACGTCACCGATGGTCAAAACACCATGCAAGGCTTAGTGAATGGATTTGGCCATTTGATCAGTCATCAACGTAAAGTGCTAGAACTAGCAACTCAAGCAGACGATGAAGGTACTTCATCACAAATGAGTGATTACATCCGTGAACAAGAAAAGCTGGTTTGGATGTTAAATGCTTGGTTGCAGTAA
- a CDS encoding DUF4145 domain-containing protein, whose translation MSDIEHIVRRIHKLEALLRKQYHAQGEGLEQLVDSCQERLPNRITDQLHFIAQVSQELNQTPNAHLDKSDNFFLACKECEKELTPRSGRFVWRIALSLMTIMTLIALAFYYAHWDLLNQHVRW comes from the coding sequence ATGTCTGATATTGAACACATCGTTCGACGAATACATAAGCTTGAGGCCTTGTTGCGTAAGCAGTATCACGCTCAAGGTGAAGGGTTAGAACAGCTAGTAGATAGTTGTCAGGAACGCTTACCCAACCGGATAACTGACCAATTGCATTTTATTGCTCAGGTGAGTCAAGAGTTGAATCAGACGCCGAATGCACACTTGGATAAATCCGATAACTTTTTTTTAGCCTGTAAAGAATGTGAAAAAGAGTTAACACCTCGAAGTGGACGTTTTGTTTGGCGTATTGCTCTGTCCTTGATGACGATCATGACGTTAATCGCTTTGGCTTTTTATTACGCCCACTGGGATTTGTTGAATCAGCATGTGCGCTGGTAA
- a CDS encoding YecH family metal-binding protein, protein MTRNVHAHKVLNQLDVNPMDEAGLRDWIAQEFGDDVVFHTCKLQDLSVDALFTFLQEHHKVLVNDGIWSLNKEKICQH, encoded by the coding sequence ATGACCCGCAACGTACATGCTCACAAAGTGCTTAATCAACTTGATGTTAATCCGATGGATGAAGCAGGGCTTCGCGACTGGATTGCACAAGAGTTTGGTGATGATGTGGTATTTCATACCTGTAAATTACAAGATCTGTCCGTCGATGCGCTATTCACTTTTCTCCAAGAGCATCACAAGGTGTTAGTTAATGACGGTATTTGGTCTTTGAACAAAGAGAAAATTTGTCAGCATTAA
- the rsmD gene encoding 16S rRNA (guanine(966)-N(2))-methyltransferase RsmD, with amino-acid sequence MARRPQQKPVAKAATPGQVRIISGLWRGRKLPVHDAQGLRPTTDRVKETLFNWLAMEIPAARCLDVFAGSGGLGFESASRQAKHVTMLEMNPQAYQQLKKNVAALKAENIEVHNTDALQFLAKAGEPYDIVFIDPPFRQGLLDATIERLEQNGWLSSNAFIYIECEKELAMPTLPNHWELHREKVAGQVCYRLFARNQE; translated from the coding sequence ATGGCAAGACGTCCTCAACAAAAACCAGTAGCGAAAGCGGCAACCCCAGGCCAAGTTAGAATAATCAGTGGGTTATGGCGAGGTAGAAAACTTCCTGTGCACGACGCACAAGGCCTACGTCCAACAACCGATCGAGTTAAAGAAACTTTATTTAACTGGTTAGCAATGGAAATCCCAGCGGCACGTTGCCTTGATGTTTTTGCAGGTTCTGGTGGTTTGGGATTTGAATCTGCTTCTCGCCAAGCAAAACATGTCACTATGTTGGAGATGAACCCTCAAGCTTACCAACAGTTAAAGAAAAATGTGGCAGCACTGAAAGCAGAGAATATTGAAGTTCATAATACCGATGCATTGCAGTTTTTAGCGAAAGCTGGCGAACCTTACGATATCGTTTTTATCGATCCACCATTTCGCCAAGGATTATTAGATGCCACCATTGAGCGTTTAGAACAAAATGGCTGGCTAAGTAGCAACGCATTCATCTATATCGAATGCGAGAAAGAGTTAGCGATGCCTACTTTACCAAACCACTGGGAATTACATCGTGAAAAAGTGGCAGGACAAGTCTGTTATCGCCTTTTTGCAAGGAATCAGGAATGA
- the glpE gene encoding thiosulfate sulfurtransferase GlpE yields MDQFIHIDVANAQSLIETKEAVLVDIRDPQSYQVAHAKTAFHLTNETLHAFMESTEFDQPVLVMCYHGNSSQGAAQYLVNQGFEQVYSVDGGFEAWHRANLPVEQSM; encoded by the coding sequence ATGGACCAGTTTATACATATTGATGTTGCGAATGCGCAAAGCTTAATTGAGACGAAAGAAGCCGTGTTAGTGGATATCCGCGATCCTCAGTCATATCAAGTGGCACACGCGAAAACAGCATTTCACTTAACCAATGAAACACTGCATGCTTTTATGGAAAGCACGGAGTTTGATCAACCCGTTTTGGTCATGTGTTATCATGGCAACAGTAGCCAAGGTGCAGCTCAATATCTGGTGAATCAAGGGTTTGAGCAGGTCTATAGTGTTGATGGTGGTTTTGAAGCGTGGCACCGAGCAAATTTACCCGTTGAACAGAGCATGTAG
- a CDS encoding acyltransferase, producing the protein MEKENRVLFFDLLRCVAAVAVIAIHVLAPYRDQMGVIPDGHWLTAVSVNGATRWAVPVFILISGALLLSDRRPFEFGHYVQRRLGKVVVPFIVWSLFYAGLSGLDAQGFHQDIAMETLSNSPHHATYYHLGFFYYFIPLYFVIPFLQWLNNNIEDHQELKVWSLFVGLWLLTTTLFLLHVDGPWSSEIWLYTGYLPLGYLLFKKVSINRFTVAIAVLLGCSSIYLTIHSVVDLSAVKGHYSVGRWLSYKTLNVVLAASMIFILGRAFAPKLSGRAKQWVCFISKHSLGIYLLHPIFLWPMKAYGWHQGHPAWVIPLWIIVSGSCALAVSWFFSRSSKTRWLLP; encoded by the coding sequence ATGGAAAAAGAAAACCGCGTTCTGTTTTTTGATTTATTGCGCTGTGTCGCCGCTGTGGCAGTGATTGCGATTCATGTCCTCGCACCTTATCGAGATCAAATGGGAGTCATCCCTGATGGCCATTGGCTGACTGCCGTTTCGGTTAATGGTGCAACTCGTTGGGCGGTGCCGGTTTTTATTCTAATCTCGGGGGCATTATTATTAAGTGATCGTCGACCGTTTGAATTTGGTCATTATGTTCAGCGCCGCTTGGGTAAAGTGGTGGTGCCATTTATCGTGTGGTCGCTGTTCTACGCTGGGTTATCTGGCTTAGATGCCCAAGGTTTTCATCAAGATATCGCTATGGAAACCCTAAGTAATAGCCCTCATCATGCTACCTATTATCATCTAGGTTTCTTCTATTACTTTATCCCACTCTATTTCGTTATCCCGTTCTTGCAATGGCTTAACAACAACATAGAAGATCATCAGGAGCTCAAGGTATGGTCGCTCTTTGTTGGTTTGTGGTTACTCACGACAACACTGTTCTTATTGCACGTTGATGGTCCATGGAGTTCGGAAATCTGGCTCTACACTGGTTATCTACCTTTGGGATACCTGTTGTTCAAAAAGGTCTCTATTAACCGTTTTACTGTGGCTATTGCCGTTTTACTAGGTTGCAGTTCAATTTATCTCACGATTCACAGCGTCGTCGATTTGAGCGCAGTGAAAGGTCACTATTCTGTCGGGCGATGGTTATCCTATAAAACGCTTAATGTTGTGCTTGCGGCCAGTATGATCTTTATTTTAGGACGAGCGTTCGCACCTAAGTTGTCAGGACGTGCCAAGCAATGGGTCTGTTTTATTAGCAAACACAGCTTGGGTATTTATCTATTACATCCTATCTTTTTATGGCCTATGAAAGCTTACGGTTGGCATCAAGGACATCCAGCATGGGTGATTCCATTGTGGATAATCGTGAGTGGTTCTTGCGCGTTAGCGGTAAGTTGGTTTTTCTCTCGCTCAAGCAAAACGCGCTGGTTGTTACCTTAA
- the rpoH gene encoding RNA polymerase sigma factor RpoH, whose product MTNQTYPMALVTQDSLDSYIRSVNSYPMLTAEEERSLAERLHYKGDIEAAKGLILSHLRFVVHVARGYSGYGLPMADLVQEGNIGLMKAVKRFNPEIGVRLVSFAVHWIKAEIHEYVLRNWRIVKIATTKAQRKLFFNLRKSKKRLGWFNNGEVETVAKELGVEPSEVREMESRLAAQDATFEMSADDDENSSYTAPVLYLEDKNSDLADNLEAQNWEDHTTQRLTAALATLDERSQHIVRSRWLDDQKATLQDLADAYGVSAERIRQLEKNAMKKLKEAVGEF is encoded by the coding sequence ATGACTAACCAAACGTATCCAATGGCTCTAGTAACGCAAGATAGCTTAGATAGCTATATTCGTTCAGTGAATAGCTACCCAATGCTAACTGCAGAGGAAGAGCGGTCGCTTGCAGAGCGGTTACATTACAAAGGTGATATTGAGGCAGCGAAAGGGTTGATCCTTTCTCATCTTCGATTCGTTGTTCATGTGGCTCGAGGTTACTCTGGTTATGGTTTGCCTATGGCAGATTTGGTTCAGGAAGGTAACATCGGCCTAATGAAAGCAGTAAAACGTTTTAACCCAGAGATTGGGGTGAGACTGGTTTCATTTGCTGTGCACTGGATCAAAGCTGAAATTCACGAATACGTACTACGTAACTGGCGTATTGTGAAAATTGCGACAACCAAAGCTCAACGTAAATTGTTCTTCAACCTACGTAAATCGAAAAAACGTTTGGGTTGGTTCAATAACGGTGAAGTAGAAACAGTAGCGAAAGAGCTCGGTGTAGAACCATCAGAAGTGCGTGAGATGGAATCTCGACTCGCTGCTCAAGATGCCACTTTTGAGATGTCTGCTGATGATGACGAAAATTCGTCTTACACAGCACCTGTGTTGTATCTAGAAGATAAGAACTCCGATCTTGCGGATAATCTTGAAGCCCAGAACTGGGAAGATCACACCACACAACGTCTAACGGCAGCACTCGCAACGCTAGATGAACGTAGTCAGCATATTGTGCGTTCACGTTGGTTGGATGACCAAAAAGCAACATTGCAAGATTTGGCTGATGCCTATGGTGTTTCTGCTGAGCGTATTCGCCAGCTTGAAAAGAACGCCATGAAGAAATTGAAGGAAGCTGTAGGCGAATTTTAA
- a CDS encoding lysoplasmalogenase, whose product MWSWISVALSGYVSIYSFKNNDKKQSLIFKTIALGLLCVLLLTHSSGLSASGQWILASLLVSIAADGLHFFRPYSKVSFCSFLVAQLLVSKAFWLQLSGTIVWWMPALLIATGIVAFFLLLPQLDKLIFPVMIMGLVLLQMAWAAGEAWLKMGTSASLCGFLGAICFIVSWLMLAIHERRQEIKGGEYFISGFYFLAQCLVVQAVLTLN is encoded by the coding sequence ATGTGGAGCTGGATTTCTGTTGCATTATCTGGATACGTGAGTATCTATTCATTCAAGAATAACGATAAAAAACAAAGTCTTATTTTTAAAACGATAGCGTTGGGGTTGCTGTGCGTATTATTGCTCACTCACTCCTCTGGTTTGTCTGCATCTGGTCAGTGGATTTTGGCTAGTTTATTGGTGTCAATCGCTGCTGATGGACTGCATTTTTTTCGACCTTACTCCAAAGTCAGCTTCTGCTCATTTTTAGTCGCTCAACTCCTCGTTAGTAAAGCCTTTTGGTTGCAATTATCTGGAACGATTGTCTGGTGGATGCCAGCTTTGCTGATCGCGACCGGTATCGTGGCTTTTTTTCTGTTACTACCTCAACTCGATAAGCTCATTTTCCCTGTCATGATTATGGGGCTTGTACTGTTGCAAATGGCATGGGCAGCAGGAGAGGCATGGTTAAAAATGGGGACGTCAGCTTCACTATGTGGCTTTCTTGGGGCAATTTGCTTTATTGTTTCATGGCTGATGTTGGCCATTCATGAACGTCGTCAGGAGATTAAAGGTGGGGAGTACTTTATTTCAGGCTTTTACTTCCTAGCGCAATGTTTAGTTGTTCAAGCCGTTCTGACGCTTAACTGA
- the ftsE gene encoding cell division ATP-binding protein FtsE, protein MIRFQQVSKAYRGGRQALQKVDFHLRRGEMAFLGGHSGAGKSTLLKLICAIERPTDGKISFNNHDITRIPNRDIPFLRRNIGIVFQDHRLLMDRTVFENVALPMRIESASEAEIKRRVSAALDKTGLLDKARCLPSQLSGGEQQRVGIARAVVNRPTLLLADEPTGNLDPELSNRILRLFEEFNRAGVTILLATHNINLVNTRPQYRHLELNQGFLSEVQDYGQ, encoded by the coding sequence GTGATTAGATTTCAACAAGTGAGTAAAGCCTATAGGGGTGGGCGGCAAGCATTACAAAAAGTAGATTTCCATTTACGCCGTGGTGAAATGGCCTTTTTAGGTGGCCATTCTGGGGCTGGTAAAAGTACGCTACTCAAATTGATTTGTGCTATTGAGCGCCCAACTGACGGTAAAATAAGCTTCAATAATCATGACATCACTCGTATTCCAAATCGGGATATTCCTTTTTTACGGCGTAATATTGGTATCGTTTTTCAAGATCATCGTCTTTTGATGGATCGCACCGTTTTCGAAAACGTGGCTTTGCCAATGCGAATTGAATCGGCAAGTGAAGCAGAAATTAAACGACGTGTTTCTGCTGCCCTGGATAAGACAGGGTTATTGGATAAGGCTCGCTGCTTACCTAGCCAACTATCGGGTGGTGAGCAGCAGCGAGTCGGTATTGCTCGTGCCGTCGTAAATCGACCTACCTTGCTGTTGGCTGATGAGCCTACCGGTAACCTTGATCCTGAACTGTCGAATCGTATTTTGCGATTGTTTGAAGAGTTCAATCGTGCAGGAGTAACGATTCTCCTCGCTACGCATAACATCAATTTGGTTAACACTCGTCCTCAATATCGACACCTTGAGTTAAACCAAGGCTTTTTGAGTGAGGTACAAGATTATGGCCAATAA
- a CDS encoding EAL and HDOD domain-containing protein produces MYTTYVARQPILNAKRHTLGYELLFRDGETNAFPEHVDSDRATYRLIAENFLSIGRNPAIARSRCFINFPYNSLIRRLPLTLPKDQIVIEVLETCKPTDELWEAMRELYLKGYLLALDDFIYSADWERFLPFVHIVKLDVRLMGMDKACEFVRKRLANGSKRKFLAERVETKEEFEQARSAGFKFFQGYFFSKPEMVSQRYISPEQVITMRLFKEVCRDEVNFKRIEEIVSQDVALSYKLLRFVNSMSDRLAVPISSFRQALVYLGQDRLRIFVSLAVASYVSIHKPKELYSLALQRAQFCHLMSRYRPFQQHQDHAFLIGLFSVLDALLDAPLAELIEELPLTDDIKDALINRSGKVGALLDIEECYEQGDWQQLSSICMRMGVKVDTVTYELTEALRWSQDIHRLI; encoded by the coding sequence ATGTACACAACGTATGTTGCACGCCAGCCCATATTGAATGCGAAAAGGCATACTCTCGGGTATGAATTGCTCTTTCGGGATGGCGAAACAAATGCATTTCCTGAACACGTAGACTCAGATCGAGCGACTTATCGCCTGATCGCTGAAAATTTCCTGTCAATAGGGCGTAATCCTGCCATCGCTCGTTCACGTTGCTTTATTAATTTCCCTTACAACAGCTTAATTCGTCGTCTTCCTCTTACGTTACCTAAAGATCAAATCGTCATTGAAGTGTTGGAAACCTGTAAGCCGACCGATGAACTGTGGGAAGCCATGCGAGAGTTGTACCTCAAAGGCTACTTGCTAGCTCTAGATGACTTTATCTATTCGGCAGATTGGGAGCGTTTTCTTCCTTTCGTCCATATTGTGAAATTGGACGTGCGCTTGATGGGAATGGATAAAGCGTGCGAATTTGTGCGCAAGCGTCTTGCTAACGGAAGTAAGCGTAAATTCTTAGCTGAAAGAGTGGAAACCAAAGAAGAGTTTGAACAAGCAAGAAGTGCGGGATTCAAATTTTTCCAAGGGTACTTTTTTAGCAAACCAGAGATGGTCTCTCAGCGCTATATCAGCCCTGAGCAGGTAATTACTATGCGCCTTTTTAAAGAGGTGTGTCGTGACGAAGTCAATTTCAAACGTATTGAAGAGATCGTATCTCAAGATGTCGCGTTATCTTATAAGCTACTACGTTTTGTGAATTCGATGTCGGACCGTTTAGCGGTGCCGATTTCCTCTTTTAGACAAGCTCTGGTCTATCTTGGTCAAGATAGGTTGCGTATCTTCGTCTCCTTGGCTGTTGCTTCCTATGTTTCAATACACAAGCCGAAAGAGTTGTATAGCTTAGCGTTACAGCGCGCGCAGTTCTGTCATTTGATGTCACGCTATCGTCCTTTTCAACAGCATCAAGACCACGCATTCCTGATTGGTTTGTTCTCTGTACTTGATGCGTTACTTGATGCCCCTTTGGCTGAGCTGATAGAAGAATTACCACTGACCGACGACATTAAAGATGCGTTGATTAATCGCTCGGGGAAAGTGGGAGCATTACTTGATATTGAAGAGTGTTATGAGCAAGGTGATTGGCAACAGCTCTCGTCCATCTGCATGCGCATGGGCGTGAAGGTAGATACCGTGACTTATGAACTGACAGAAGCATTGCGTTGGAGCCAAGATATCCATCGCCTTATCTAA
- the ftsX gene encoding permease-like cell division protein FtsX codes for MANKLKPRKEPKSNPGKRMKTDGYFKVQIKQAKESFHQLWKRPLGNLLTLAVISMALTLPSCFYLISKNIASVSHQVASSSQISVYLAEGTPEARIMLLKDDLERRNDVAKVEYISSEQGLKDLSSNAGFEQAISLLDANSLPAVLMITPSVEQKQQIKAIATDIQKQENVTDVRLDEDWLSRLDAIRNLASILVISLSVLMLASVFLIVGNTLRFNVQSNKNEIQTMKLIGATDGFILRPYVYSGMWFGFLGSIVAWLMTAIITLLLNSAVEDLARLYDSHFRLLGLGWDESLLLLMLGTFIGCVAAKVSANRHLKEIEPV; via the coding sequence ATGGCCAATAAGCTGAAACCAAGAAAGGAGCCTAAGTCGAATCCTGGAAAAAGGATGAAGACAGATGGTTACTTTAAAGTTCAGATCAAACAAGCTAAAGAGTCATTTCACCAGTTGTGGAAACGCCCACTGGGGAATTTATTAACTTTGGCCGTGATATCAATGGCACTCACTTTGCCAAGTTGTTTTTACCTTATCAGTAAAAATATCGCTTCTGTCTCCCATCAAGTTGCTAGCTCTTCACAAATCAGTGTGTACTTAGCGGAAGGTACGCCCGAAGCTCGCATCATGCTGTTAAAGGATGATTTGGAGCGTCGTAATGATGTGGCGAAAGTTGAGTACATTTCTTCAGAGCAGGGACTTAAGGATCTCAGTTCGAACGCGGGCTTTGAGCAAGCCATCAGTTTATTGGATGCTAATTCATTACCAGCGGTGCTGATGATTACGCCGAGTGTTGAACAAAAACAGCAAATTAAAGCGATCGCGACAGATATTCAAAAACAGGAGAACGTTACTGACGTTAGACTGGATGAAGATTGGTTATCTCGCTTAGATGCGATTCGCAATTTGGCGAGCATTTTGGTGATCAGCTTGTCTGTATTGATGTTGGCATCGGTATTTCTGATTGTAGGAAATACATTGAGGTTCAATGTCCAATCAAACAAAAATGAAATTCAAACCATGAAGCTGATTGGTGCCACAGATGGCTTTATCCTGCGTCCTTACGTTTACTCAGGGATGTGGTTCGGTTTCTTGGGTTCGATTGTCGCTTGGTTGATGACGGCGATCATTACATTACTACTTAATAGCGCAGTCGAGGATTTGGCTCGTCTGTACGATAGTCACTTCCGCTTGCTCGGTTTAGGTTGGGATGAGTCGCTATTACTTTTGATGCTCGGTACGTTTATCGGTTGTGTGGCAGCGAAAGTTTCGGCAAATCGTCATCTAAAAGAGATTGAACCTGTTTAA
- the ftsY gene encoding signal recognition particle-docking protein FtsY, whose product MTEKKKRGLLSWLGFGDDESKQPQSTEVEQNAPEAIEESLVEEPLTEVSQEVLESTEELNAESVETIEEIEEPQVQLKEQEKPTESFFARLKRSLSRTKANIGAGFFGLFKGKKIDDDLFEELEEQLLIADVGMDTTTKIINSLTEKASRQELRDGEALYGLLKEEMAEILAKVEQPLVIDQAKTPYVILMVGVNGVGKTTTIGKLAKQFQADGKKVMLAAGDTFRAAAVEQLQVWGQRNNVPVIAQHTGADSASVIYDAIEAAKARGYDVVIADTAGRLQNKSNLMEELRKIVRVMKKIDDSAPHEIMLTLDAGTGQNAISQAKLFTEAAPLTGITLTKLDGTAKGGVIFALADQFQIPIRYIGVGEGIDDLRPFETQQFIDALFSRDE is encoded by the coding sequence ATGACCGAAAAAAAGAAGCGTGGCTTACTGTCGTGGCTCGGCTTTGGCGATGATGAATCTAAACAACCGCAGTCGACCGAAGTAGAACAAAACGCACCAGAAGCTATTGAGGAGTCTCTTGTCGAGGAGCCATTAACTGAGGTTTCCCAAGAGGTATTAGAGTCAACTGAAGAGTTGAATGCCGAATCCGTTGAAACTATTGAAGAAATAGAAGAGCCTCAAGTTCAACTCAAAGAGCAAGAAAAGCCGACGGAAAGCTTTTTTGCACGCCTAAAGCGCAGTTTGAGTCGTACTAAAGCCAATATTGGTGCTGGCTTCTTTGGCCTATTTAAAGGCAAAAAAATTGATGATGATCTCTTCGAAGAACTAGAAGAGCAGTTATTGATTGCTGATGTGGGTATGGATACCACCACAAAAATCATTAATAGCCTGACAGAGAAAGCATCGCGTCAAGAGTTGCGTGACGGTGAAGCTTTATATGGCCTGCTTAAAGAAGAGATGGCTGAAATTCTTGCTAAGGTTGAACAGCCGCTGGTAATCGACCAAGCCAAAACTCCTTATGTCATTTTGATGGTAGGTGTAAATGGCGTAGGTAAAACGACCACCATTGGTAAGCTTGCTAAGCAGTTCCAAGCGGATGGTAAGAAAGTGATGTTAGCGGCAGGCGATACTTTCCGCGCTGCTGCGGTAGAACAGCTGCAAGTTTGGGGGCAACGTAACAACGTTCCTGTTATTGCTCAACATACTGGCGCAGACAGCGCTTCTGTCATTTACGATGCTATCGAAGCGGCAAAAGCACGCGGTTACGACGTGGTGATTGCCGATACCGCAGGTCGCTTGCAAAACAAGAGCAACCTTATGGAAGAGCTGCGTAAGATTGTGCGCGTAATGAAGAAAATCGACGATAGCGCTCCGCATGAGATCATGCTGACGTTAGATGCCGGTACTGGTCAAAATGCGATTAGCCAAGCCAAGTTGTTTACCGAAGCTGCGCCACTAACGGGAATTACGTTAACCAAATTGGATGGTACGGCTAAAGGCGGCGTTATTTTTGCGTTAGCCGATCAGTTCCAGATTCCAATCCGTTACATTGGTGTCGGTGAAGGGATTGATGATCTTCGACCTTTTGAAACCCAACAGTTTATCGATGCGCTATTTAGCCGAGACGAATAA
- a CDS encoding YhgN family NAAT transporter — translation MEIISAATMLFLIMDPLGNLPVVLSILKHFDKKRQRTILIRELLAALVILMLFLFAGKSILGFLHVQPETLSISGGVILFIIAIKMIFPSAGSITGLAAGEEPFIVPMAIPMIAGPSVIAALLLLSSQYPTRMFELSMSVLLAWIGTSGVLMFYRFFHKILGERGLKAVERLMGLLLVMISTQMFLDGVKSYMGM, via the coding sequence ATGGAAATTATATCAGCGGCAACTATGCTGTTTCTCATTATGGACCCATTGGGTAATTTGCCAGTGGTTCTATCAATTCTTAAGCACTTTGATAAAAAACGACAACGAACAATTCTGATAAGAGAGCTTTTGGCGGCTTTAGTTATTTTGATGTTGTTTCTTTTCGCCGGAAAATCCATTTTGGGCTTTTTGCATGTTCAACCAGAAACGTTAAGTATTTCTGGAGGGGTTATCCTCTTTATCATTGCGATAAAAATGATCTTTCCTAGTGCGGGCAGTATTACCGGATTAGCGGCCGGTGAAGAACCCTTTATTGTTCCAATGGCGATTCCTATGATTGCTGGGCCTTCGGTGATCGCTGCGCTGTTGCTGTTATCAAGTCAGTATCCAACACGAATGTTTGAACTGTCGATGTCGGTGTTATTAGCTTGGATTGGCACTTCGGGTGTTTTAATGTTTTATCGCTTCTTCCATAAAATATTGGGTGAGCGAGGACTTAAAGCGGTTGAACGTTTAATGGGATTGCTCTTAGTGATGATCTCAACCCAAATGTTCCTCGATGGTGTGAAAAGTTATATGGGGATGTAA
- a CDS encoding DUF1145 domain-containing protein, with protein sequence MKALIIAAKICIGLVWLVLLLNIVMPFPGKAAIALYIMAVFLFMMHGLQMLIFIGAFGDKVKTSGWEKWSILLFGIFALLDIRRKHMM encoded by the coding sequence ATGAAAGCACTCATCATAGCTGCAAAAATTTGCATCGGATTAGTTTGGTTAGTTCTATTATTGAATATCGTTATGCCGTTTCCTGGCAAGGCAGCGATTGCGCTATACATCATGGCCGTTTTTCTATTTATGATGCATGGCCTACAAATGCTTATTTTTATCGGTGCCTTTGGTGATAAGGTCAAAACCTCTGGCTGGGAAAAATGGTCGATCTTATTATTTGGCATCTTTGCTTTACTCGATATTCGTCGTAAGCACATGATGTAA